CTCATCCCAGTTCCATCAGATTCATCCCGCACTTGAAGCAATAAAGAGAGTAAATCGCCTGTGTCCTTACCGCTAGCTCGTCGCTCGTTAATAATGCGATAGACAATCGCATCCAATTTTTCAATTGCTCGTTGGTAGCGTAAGTTACTAGGAGTAGGCACCCAACCAGGAAGGAAATATTGATTAGCAAGATTGGAATTAAAATCCATCACTGCATTTAGTGCCGCCTGCACTCCTTCCGCTTCATCTTTAATATCAACATCAAACAGTGTTTTTGACACAATTTCTTCGGTCAGCAACATCATATCTTGATGAATATCGCGGATTTCGCCATCGCGCCATTGGTCAATTAATTGCTCAGTATAGTCAACCATTACCTTTCCATAGGCGACAATTCGTTCCTGATGAAAAGCTGGTTGAACCAGACGGCGTTGACGCTGCCAAAAGTCGCCTTCGCTGGTTAGTAAGCCGTTACCTACAACGCGCAATCCGCGTCGGTACACGCTACTTTTAACAAAGTTGGGATATTGAGTGACCAAGACTTGCTCGATCAAGTCGGGATGGTTCGCTAAAAAAGCTGGAAATGGCCCAAACTGCCAGCAAACAAGATCGCCATACTCTCTAGCACATTTGCTCAAGAACTTAAGTGGATCGCGGTTTATTTCTGGAAGATGACCTACAAGAAAATGACCTTTAGGGCCAGGTGGTAAATGTACTGCGGGCATAAACAAATCGGTTAAAAATGCTTTTAGGGATAATCAAATGGTTTTATGGCTGCTCATGCCGAAACGTAGCTATTATCTCGGTTTTGTTGAGTTCTAGCTGTAAAAAACCACTTTCAAGCCTTACCCGACGGAACAGCGACGATTACAGCGATCGCTACTTTTTCTTAAAGAGCGCCTATCTAAATTTTAACTAAAACAAATTTTTTCAAAATCAAATGGCATTTGCATCGAACGCGAACATCCTGGGGACGCGCTTTGCGATCGTTTCTGCCATCCCTCGTCTGCAAAAGTGCAGGACAGCACAA
The Coleofasciculus sp. FACHB-T130 genome window above contains:
- a CDS encoding cytochrome P450, which gives rise to MPAVHLPPGPKGHFLVGHLPEINRDPLKFLSKCAREYGDLVCWQFGPFPAFLANHPDLIEQVLVTQYPNFVKSSVYRRGLRVVGNGLLTSEGDFWQRQRRLVQPAFHQERIVAYGKVMVDYTEQLIDQWRDGEIRDIHQDMMLLTEEIVSKTLFDVDIKDEAEGVQAALNAVMDFNSNLANQYFLPGWVPTPSNLRYQRAIEKLDAIVYRIINERRASGKDTGDLLSLLLQVRDESDGTGMSDRQVRDEAMTLFLAGHETTANAMTWTWFLLAQHPEVEAKLQEELKTVLGDRAPTVADLRQLPYTERVVLESMRLYPPVWGMSRRAVEDCVLGGYEVKAGTTVFINQWAMHRDPRFFENPEVFHPDRWADNFIKKLPTFAYFPFGGGSRICIGKAFAMMEASLLLAAIAQKFRLTLQPEYPVVLQPSLTLRPKHGMKMLVTQR